A single genomic interval of Aureliella helgolandensis harbors:
- a CDS encoding DUF2924 domain-containing protein, translating into MLNIEKEVAAMERMTVNQLRIKYADVFGEGTNGRNKVWLLKRIAWRMQANEEGDLSERARKRAFEIANDADLRMLPPRQSKLSVDSSERTVTKKVGIAHSNELLPGTKLQRIYKGETFSVTVLESGFEFQGERFKSLTAVAKAVTEKHWNGFHFFGLRQPRSAK; encoded by the coding sequence ATGTTGAACATTGAGAAAGAGGTCGCCGCCATGGAGCGGATGACCGTCAACCAACTTCGCATTAAGTATGCGGACGTATTTGGTGAGGGGACCAACGGTCGGAACAAAGTCTGGTTGCTCAAGCGGATTGCTTGGCGAATGCAGGCCAACGAGGAAGGTGATCTTTCCGAACGGGCTCGTAAACGGGCCTTTGAAATTGCCAACGATGCAGACCTACGGATGCTGCCACCAAGGCAATCTAAGCTATCGGTCGACTCCTCCGAGCGGACCGTCACGAAGAAAGTCGGGATTGCTCACTCCAACGAGCTTCTGCCCGGTACCAAACTTCAGCGGATCTACAAGGGGGAAACGTTCTCGGTCACGGTGCTGGAAAGTGGATTTGAGTTCCAAGGTGAACGCTTCAAATCACTGACTGCGGTTGCCAAGGCTGTCACCGAGAAGCACTGGAACGGCTTTCACTTCTTCGGCCTGCGTCAACCAAGGAGTGCCAAATGA